Below is a window of Desulfomonilia bacterium DNA.
TGCTTTTCGGGATCGATCTCTTTCAGATCGAAGAGGAAAAGGCCGGTCAAAGGGATCAGTTCCTCAGCCAGGCCCTTTTCGAAGCAACCGCACGTCTCAATCGCTGTATGAACGCCCGCTTCCTTCATAATGCCCAGCATGTCCAGCAGAAAGGCCTTCTGCAGGGTGGGCTCGCCTCCCGAAAACGTCACGCCTCCATCCGAGTTGTCATAGAAAGGTTTGTCCGGAAGGACCCTGCCGGTTACTTCTTTCGAGTTCATCTCTTTGCCTATCACCTGTACCGCCCCTGTCTCGCAGATATCGGCGCACTTGCCGCAGACGGCACAACGGGAGTCATCGCGGACAATGATACTGATTGAAGGGCTGTCAGGCCGTTTCAAACCCTTTGCCGATTTTTTATCCGATTGCCCGCCGGTCATTTTTATGGCTTTATTCGGACAGGCTTCAACGCACTTTCCGCAGCCTGTGCATTTATCTTTGAGGTAGCCGATTTCGGGTTTTATCTTTTGCGATTCCGGATTCTGGCACCATGCGCATCTCAAGGGACACCCCTTCATGAACACGACGGTGCGAATGCCTGGGCCGTCGTATACGGAATAATGCTGGATATCGAAGACAATCCCGGTTCCGGTCCGCATTTAAGCCCTGCCTTCGTTGTCTGCGTCGGAATGCTCCTCGACATACGTCAAAAGTATGCCTGCGTCGCTTCTTCCTTGACGCCTCGGTATCATCTTAAATGCGAATCGGAACATTGTTATGTTCTCCGGTGCTCCGAGCGGGATATGATCTCTTCCTGTATCTCATAGCCCAGGTCAACAAAATATGCGCTGTAGCCGCCCACCTTGACGATCACGTCTCCATATGCATCGGGGTCTTTCTGGGCGGCCCTTAAAACCTCGGTCGATACGACTGTCGGTTGGACCTGCTCTCCTCCCATCCTGAAATAAGTATCGATAAGGGATATCCACTTTTTCCTGATCTCTTCAGTCTCTCCGATGCCTGACGGGTGCATGCGTATGTTCACGGCGCAGCCCAGCACATGCGAATAGTCGAGAGAGGCTACTGATTTGAGTACGCCTGTAGGACCTTTCGTGTCGACATTATATGGATTGCAGCTGGCGGCAAAAGGCTTGGCCGCCTTCCTGCCATCGGGCGTTGCTATGAATATCCGGCCGTCGTATGTATGGGCTGTCATGCTGTTTATGAAAGGTGCAAATATACCGCCCTTATATGTCCGGTATTTACATGCCTCTTCAAAGAGCCTGGTCATGACCTTCCGCGCCAGTTCGTCGGATTCGGGGTTGGCATTGCCCCACTTGCCCTCGAGAGAAAGTATCTGCCTGTGCATGTCCTCGAACCCGATGAAATTGCTGTCGATTGCTTCGAGCAGTTTTTTCACCGTGAAACGCTTCTGTTCATAGACATATTTTTTTATGACATAGAGCGAATCGATCAGGTTCGCTATGCTGTTCATGAAGAGGATGCCTTCAAGGTCGTAAACTGCTCCGCCCAGAGTCACGTCTTTTCTTTTGTCGAGGCAGCCCTGAATGAATGCGGATATGAGCGGTACGGGCATGTTTTCGGCATGAACTCTGTCGCGTATGTACGATGCCTTGGCTATGTTCTCGATCTGCAGAGCGGCTTGAGCGAAGAAGGCGTCAAGGAATTCATCAAATGACCTGAACGAGTCAGGATCACCGGTTTTTATTCCCGCATCCTTTACAAGGCAGATGACGACCTGGGCGTCGCCGTTCCTTAACGTCATATCGAGTGTACGGCACAGAAGGATGGAGCTGAACGCTTCGCCGCCGGTTCTGCCCGGTGAGCACATATCTACACAGCCCGTTACGGCGTAGTCGAACGCATCCTCCTGTGAAAATCCGTGTCTGATGAGCGCCTTGACGCCTATTTCATCATTCATGATCGAGATGCTGGAGTTGCCCTTGCTGTGGAGTTCGGCTACCTTTTCCATCAATTCCTTCGGGGAATCCTTGTGAACGCGCACGGCGAAATTCAGAGAGGCTTTCGACTGAGCCGCGGCATCCAGCATAACAT
It encodes the following:
- a CDS encoding glycyl-radical enzyme activating protein encodes the protein MRTGTGIVFDIQHYSVYDGPGIRTVVFMKGCPLRCAWCQNPESQKIKPEIGYLKDKCTGCGKCVEACPNKAIKMTGGQSDKKSAKGLKRPDSPSISIIVRDDSRCAVCGKCADICETGAVQVIGKEMNSKEVTGRVLPDKPFYDNSDGGVTFSGGEPTLQKAFLLDMLGIMKEAGVHTAIETCGCFEKGLAEELIPLTGLFLFDLKEIDPEKHKAFTGADNALILHNFTSILEKAGPDRIIPRIPIIPGFNTDHVSIGRIAGFLAGSGYKGVINLMPYNPLYKTKFDKIGRDGEYRDFGRLEENNIGCITGLFESFGIKALCQR
- a CDS encoding pyruvate formate lyase family protein, producing MEQDKSIDRIKRLKRRYLKETPVISIERARLFTEKWNSMDSLAPNAIKASVSMRHVYENMGFHIDPDDRIAGTWTENFLGIPVDIERGLFNNVFKTELDVSSMLFYQVKSNAGFLLYMFRRHGIANFFQNLEKMKGLGIAMPSIGLSTMDKRKINPYTIKPEDKRILQKELLPFWKGKTLVDKIKTALDKSDIHRGELESLTAAMPQSTSRNDMVISAGAALGTWQGHLILDHETPIRKGLLAMKDEVSTLLSATCAMAEDEYTFLKSIETALEGVIVFSKRLAEKLANEFEKESDPARKHILSEMHGICLKVPLNPARTFREAVQAYWTVKTAVELAVPFNVHAPGRLDQIFYPYYMNDLKEGLITEEEASTLLQELFLKIMSHNMRPYSNFTAYFTQRYEGSEPVTMGGLTRDGKDATNELTYVMLDAAAQSKASLNFAVRVHKDSPKELMEKVAELHSKGNSSISIMNDEIGVKALIRHGFSQEDAFDYAVTGCVDMCSPGRTGGEAFSSILLCRTLDMTLRNGDAQVVICLVKDAGIKTGDPDSFRSFDEFLDAFFAQAALQIENIAKASYIRDRVHAENMPVPLISAFIQGCLDKRKDVTLGGAVYDLEGILFMNSIANLIDSLYVIKKYVYEQKRFTVKKLLEAIDSNFIGFEDMHRQILSLEGKWGNANPESDELARKVMTRLFEEACKYRTYKGGIFAPFINSMTAHTYDGRIFIATPDGRKAAKPFAASCNPYNVDTKGPTGVLKSVASLDYSHVLGCAVNIRMHPSGIGETEEIRKKWISLIDTYFRMGGEQVQPTVVSTEVLRAAQKDPDAYGDVIVKVGGYSAYFVDLGYEIQEEIISRSEHRRT